One window of the Pseudomonas lurida genome contains the following:
- a CDS encoding c-type cytochrome has protein sequence MKYALFTLALILNTGSAFAAGDAEAGGKLFAKTCGGCHSIGEGARGGFGPELNGIIGRPAGTTTDYQYSDAMKNSGVVWTRDKLAAYIEAPKKVVSGTRMIFWGISDREKIDNILAYLETFQPK, from the coding sequence ATGAAGTACGCCTTGTTCACCCTCGCCCTGATCCTTAACACCGGGTCGGCCTTCGCCGCCGGCGATGCCGAGGCGGGCGGCAAGCTCTTTGCGAAGACCTGCGGCGGCTGCCACAGTATCGGTGAGGGCGCACGCGGGGGCTTTGGCCCGGAACTCAACGGCATCATCGGCCGTCCTGCGGGGACCACCACCGACTATCAGTATTCCGACGCGATGAAAAACTCCGGCGTGGTCTGGACCCGCGACAAACTCGCGGCCTATATCGAGGCGCCGAAGAAGGTGGTGAGCGGCACGCGCATGATCTTCTGGGGCATCAGTGACCGGGAGAAGATTGACAACATCCTGGCCTACCTCGAAACGTTCCAGCCGAAATAA
- a CDS encoding response regulator yields MAQPSILVLEDDEIIRALMVDVLEDFGAVVTSFPSADEGMIYLERGDDPVDLIVSDIQMPGLLNGYDLSKVVAHRWPTVPVVLTSGNTKLAAQLGGSVRFLPKPWSTEHLLQCVQTALTQQGLSMH; encoded by the coding sequence ATGGCTCAGCCATCGATTTTGGTACTGGAAGACGACGAAATCATTCGCGCGTTAATGGTCGATGTACTGGAGGATTTCGGTGCAGTCGTTACATCTTTTCCTTCGGCGGATGAGGGGATGATTTACCTGGAGCGGGGCGATGATCCGGTCGACCTGATTGTCAGCGACATCCAGATGCCGGGGCTGCTCAATGGCTATGACTTGAGCAAGGTGGTGGCCCACCGCTGGCCAACGGTGCCGGTGGTGCTCACCTCGGGCAACACTAAGCTGGCGGCGCAACTGGGAGGCTCGGTGCGATTTTTGCCCAAGCCGTGGAGCACTGAGCATCTGCTTCAGTGCGTACAGACGGCGTTGACCCAGCAAGGCTTGTCCATGCACTGA
- a CDS encoding biliverdin-producing heme oxygenase has product MHSQAHDVGAPSLLESLRTGTALLHVALEKRLPFFSERLDADWYQRLLQAYYGFYAPMEAALYDCELIPEGFDQAMRVKTPTLVRDLYALGLDDHAINALPRCANLPPLDTPAACLGALYVLEGATLGGQVLRREMAQRLGLEADTGGAFLNVYGIETGRRWKDFLDYLGSMPLDAPARQRAVDAARSTFSCFEQWLDSQEVLL; this is encoded by the coding sequence ATGCATTCACAGGCCCATGACGTTGGTGCGCCCTCATTGCTGGAGTCGTTGCGCACCGGCACGGCCCTGCTGCACGTAGCGTTGGAAAAGCGCTTGCCGTTTTTTTCCGAGCGACTGGATGCCGACTGGTACCAACGTTTGCTCCAGGCGTACTACGGCTTTTATGCGCCGATGGAAGCGGCACTGTACGACTGTGAGTTGATCCCCGAAGGCTTCGACCAGGCGATGCGTGTGAAAACGCCAACGCTGGTGAGGGACCTCTACGCCCTTGGCCTGGATGACCACGCCATCAACGCTTTGCCCCGCTGCGCCAACCTGCCCCCGCTGGACACACCCGCTGCCTGCCTCGGTGCCTTGTATGTACTGGAGGGCGCTACCTTGGGCGGCCAAGTGTTGCGTCGGGAAATGGCCCAGCGCCTGGGCCTGGAGGCCGACACCGGAGGCGCGTTCCTGAACGTCTACGGCATAGAAACCGGCCGCCGCTGGAAGGATTTTCTCGATTACTTGGGCAGCATGCCACTGGACGCCCCTGCCCGGCAGCGCGCGGTGGATGCAGCCCGTTCGACGTTCAGCTGCTTTGAGCAATGGCTCGACAGCCAGGAGGTACTGCTATGA
- a CDS encoding ATP-binding protein, which translates to MKPDDFEELLANCANEPIRFPGAIQPHGVLLTLSEPDLKIIQISANVATLFGHAAESLLDQPLHTLVGAEHAKAVAAMAENNTFFDAPALHVTFNGAEFEGLLHRHQNVLVLEFEPRLKDFRPRSQNARSSDLGKMLQRLQAAKTLQALYEISVNEIQAITGYDRVLIYRFEEEGHGQVIAEASAPSMELFNGLFFPASDIPEQARELYRTNWLRIIPNAAYEPVPLLPKLRPDTGQPLDLSFSTLRSVSPIHCQYMQNMGVLSSMSISLMKGDKLWGLISCGNRQPLLVPNDLRTACQTIGQVLSLQISAMEALDLSRQREEKVEALARLDQAMKSSNDNVFDGLAQHGQLLMELTLSGGVAIIEDKQLHCYGNCPQPAQIRALHKWLQESGEPVFSSHNLVSVYPPAVEFQQVASGVLAMSLPKPVDNGVLWFRPEVKENINWSGNPDKPLALENSNGGLRLRPRTSFEIWKVEMAGISTKWSHGDRFAANDLRRSALENDLARQVLREQQAVRARDELVAVVSHDLRNPMTVISMLCGMMQKAFSSDGPHTSRRISSAIDTMQQAAGRMNVLLEDLLDTSKIEAGRYVVKPVTLDVSQMFEEAYSLLAPLAMEKGIDLSFNAEPGLQINGDPERMFQVLSNLIGNAIKFTPRQGNIGISAMSNGEEIVFSVRDSGEGIAPEQLPHVFDRYWTQAENNPTGSGLGLYITQGIVQAHGGKIVAESEVGRGSEFRFTVPKVIKDSHV; encoded by the coding sequence ATGAAACCCGACGATTTTGAAGAGCTGCTTGCCAACTGCGCCAACGAGCCTATCCGTTTTCCGGGGGCGATCCAGCCCCACGGCGTGCTGCTGACGTTGTCGGAACCGGACCTGAAGATCATTCAGATCAGCGCCAACGTCGCCACCTTGTTCGGGCACGCCGCCGAGTCACTGCTCGACCAGCCGCTGCACACCCTGGTCGGCGCCGAACACGCCAAGGCCGTTGCCGCCATGGCCGAGAACAACACGTTTTTCGATGCCCCTGCGCTGCACGTCACCTTCAACGGTGCGGAATTCGAAGGCCTGCTGCACCGCCATCAGAACGTGCTGGTGCTGGAGTTCGAACCGCGGCTCAAGGATTTCCGCCCACGGTCGCAGAATGCTCGCAGCAGCGACTTGGGCAAAATGCTGCAACGTTTGCAGGCGGCGAAAACCCTGCAAGCGCTGTACGAAATCAGTGTGAACGAAATCCAGGCCATCACCGGCTACGACCGCGTCCTGATTTACCGCTTCGAAGAAGAAGGCCATGGCCAAGTGATCGCCGAAGCCTCGGCGCCGTCCATGGAACTCTTCAACGGGCTGTTCTTCCCCGCGTCCGACATCCCGGAGCAGGCCCGCGAGTTGTATCGCACCAACTGGCTGCGCATCATCCCGAATGCGGCCTATGAGCCGGTGCCGCTGCTGCCCAAGCTGCGCCCGGACACTGGCCAGCCGCTGGACTTGAGCTTTTCCACCCTGCGCAGTGTGTCGCCGATTCACTGCCAGTACATGCAGAACATGGGCGTGCTGTCGTCCATGAGCATCTCGCTGATGAAGGGCGATAAACTCTGGGGCCTGATCAGTTGCGGTAACCGCCAGCCGCTGCTGGTGCCGAACGATCTTCGCACCGCTTGCCAGACCATCGGCCAGGTGCTTTCGCTGCAGATCAGCGCCATGGAAGCCCTGGACCTGAGCCGTCAGCGTGAGGAAAAAGTCGAGGCCCTGGCCCGGCTGGATCAAGCGATGAAGAGTTCGAACGACAATGTGTTCGACGGCCTGGCCCAACACGGTCAGTTGCTGATGGAGCTGACCCTGTCCGGCGGCGTGGCCATTATCGAAGACAAGCAACTGCACTGCTACGGCAACTGCCCGCAACCGGCGCAAATCCGCGCGTTGCACAAGTGGCTGCAGGAGAGCGGCGAGCCGGTGTTTTCCAGCCATAACCTGGTGTCAGTGTACCCGCCGGCAGTGGAGTTCCAGCAGGTGGCCAGCGGTGTATTGGCCATGAGCCTGCCCAAGCCCGTGGACAACGGCGTGCTGTGGTTTCGCCCGGAAGTGAAAGAGAACATCAATTGGAGCGGCAACCCAGATAAGCCGCTGGCCCTGGAAAACTCTAACGGTGGCCTGCGCCTTCGCCCACGTACATCGTTTGAAATCTGGAAAGTGGAAATGGCCGGCATTTCCACCAAGTGGAGCCATGGCGACCGTTTCGCCGCCAACGACCTGCGCCGCTCGGCCCTGGAAAACGACTTGGCGCGACAGGTGCTGCGCGAACAACAAGCCGTACGCGCGCGTGATGAGCTGGTGGCGGTGGTGTCCCACGACCTGCGCAACCCGATGACCGTGATTTCCATGCTGTGCGGCATGATGCAAAAAGCCTTCAGTTCTGATGGCCCGCACACCTCGCGCCGGATTTCCTCGGCCATCGACACGATGCAACAGGCTGCCGGGCGCATGAACGTGCTGCTGGAAGACCTGCTCGACACCTCGAAAATCGAGGCCGGGCGGTACGTGGTCAAGCCAGTGACGCTCGACGTGAGCCAGATGTTCGAAGAGGCTTACTCCTTGCTCGCACCGCTGGCGATGGAAAAGGGCATCGACCTGTCGTTCAACGCCGAGCCGGGCCTGCAGATCAATGGCGACCCTGAGCGTATGTTCCAGGTGTTGTCGAACCTGATCGGCAACGCCATCAAGTTCACCCCGCGCCAGGGCAATATCGGCATCAGCGCCATGAGCAATGGCGAGGAAATCGTCTTCTCGGTACGCGACTCCGGTGAGGGGATTGCGCCGGAACAACTGCCGCATGTGTTCGACCGGTATTGGACCCAGGCGGAAAACAACCCCACCGGCAGCGGCCTGGGGCTGTACATCACGCAAGGCATCGTCCAGGCCCATGGCGGCAAGATCGTTGCCGAAAGTGAAGTGGGCCGCGGCAGTGAGTTCCGTTTTACGGTGCCGAAGGTCATCAAGGACTCGCATGTCTGA
- a CDS encoding alkaline phosphatase D family protein: protein MPHLDTLPAVLAGPLLRRLEPRRLVLWLVGSRALTLTLTLHLPTQTREITLDHCQVVPVGRQAFIHLIDVSLDDALPLDVEISYDLLCDDGGIADWAPHLLYANAQLPSFVLHGRIHQLVHGSCRKPHHSADEGLLCVDRLLADAQTPADRPALLMMSGDQVYADDVAGPMLRAIHAVIDRLGLFDEYLEGAVVDDSATLYGHRASYYHRADLLPALDSNETLRERFFGGVKKPIFTSSTADNHLVTFAEVIAMYLLVWSPTPWTLITPQTPQLSPEEQQRYAREQVQVDRFRDGLPGVARVFAHLSTLMIFDDHDITDDWNLSAQWEETAYGHPFSKRIIGNALLAYMLCQGWGNQPDAFGEQVSQTQALTQRAQANHLEAVAQDELIETLLTFQQWHYVLPTTPALVVLDTRTRRWRSEFTLKQPSGLLDWEALSELQQELLDHPSAIIVSPAPIFGVKLIETVQKIFSWCGHPLLVDAENWMAHRGAAHVILNIFRHSRTPGNYVILSGDVHYSFVYEVLIRHRNAGPRIWQITSSGIKNEFPPRLLEWFDRLNRWLYSPRSPLNWFTRRRTMQVVPHIPEHAEAGERLWNSAGIGQVFFNEQGQPEAIYQHNADGKARTRMEAPQQ, encoded by the coding sequence ATGCCGCACCTCGACACACTGCCCGCCGTATTGGCCGGCCCACTGCTGCGACGCCTCGAACCTCGGCGCCTGGTGTTGTGGCTTGTCGGCAGCCGAGCACTGACGTTGACGCTAACGCTGCATCTGCCCACGCAGACACGGGAGATCACACTCGACCACTGCCAAGTCGTACCGGTGGGTCGCCAGGCGTTTATCCACTTGATCGATGTGTCGCTGGATGACGCCCTGCCCCTGGACGTAGAGATCAGCTACGACCTGTTGTGTGACGACGGCGGTATCGCCGACTGGGCCCCGCACCTGCTGTACGCCAATGCCCAATTACCGAGTTTCGTTTTGCACGGCCGTATCCATCAGTTGGTACACGGCTCGTGCCGCAAACCCCATCACAGCGCCGACGAAGGCCTGCTGTGCGTCGACCGCCTGCTGGCCGACGCCCAGACCCCAGCCGACCGCCCAGCCCTGCTGATGATGAGCGGCGACCAGGTGTACGCCGACGACGTGGCCGGGCCAATGCTGCGGGCAATTCATGCAGTGATCGACCGTCTAGGCCTGTTTGACGAATACCTGGAGGGCGCCGTGGTAGACGACAGCGCCACCCTCTATGGGCATCGTGCCAGTTACTACCACCGTGCCGACCTGCTGCCGGCACTGGACAGTAACGAAACCCTGCGTGAGCGCTTCTTTGGGGGCGTGAAAAAGCCCATCTTCACCAGCAGCACCGCGGACAATCATCTGGTGACGTTCGCGGAAGTCATCGCAATGTATCTGCTGGTGTGGTCACCCACGCCATGGACGCTGATCACGCCCCAAACGCCGCAACTGAGCCCAGAAGAACAGCAGCGATATGCCCGCGAACAGGTACAGGTCGACCGATTCCGCGACGGCCTGCCGGGCGTCGCGCGGGTCTTCGCCCACCTGTCGACCTTGATGATCTTCGACGATCACGACATCACCGACGACTGGAACCTCAGTGCCCAATGGGAAGAAACTGCCTACGGCCACCCATTCTCCAAACGCATCATCGGCAACGCCCTGCTGGCCTACATGCTGTGCCAGGGCTGGGGCAATCAGCCGGATGCATTTGGCGAACAGGTGAGCCAGACCCAGGCGCTCACCCAACGGGCCCAGGCCAACCACCTGGAGGCCGTCGCGCAGGATGAATTGATCGAAACGCTGCTCACGTTCCAGCAGTGGCATTACGTCTTGCCCACTACCCCCGCCCTGGTGGTGCTCGACACCCGCACCCGTCGTTGGCGCAGCGAGTTCACCCTCAAGCAACCCTCCGGCCTGCTGGACTGGGAGGCCTTGAGTGAACTGCAACAGGAACTGCTGGACCACCCTTCGGCCATCATCGTCTCGCCCGCGCCGATCTTTGGCGTCAAGTTGATCGAGACGGTGCAGAAAATCTTCAGTTGGTGCGGCCACCCGTTGCTGGTGGACGCCGAAAACTGGATGGCCCATCGCGGCGCGGCCCATGTAATCCTCAATATCTTCCGTCACTCGCGTACACCGGGTAACTACGTAATTCTCTCCGGGGACGTGCACTACTCGTTCGTCTACGAGGTGCTCATCCGCCATCGCAATGCCGGCCCCAGGATCTGGCAGATCACCAGCAGCGGCATCAAGAACGAGTTCCCCCCGCGCCTGCTGGAATGGTTCGACCGCCTCAATCGCTGGCTTTACTCGCCACGCTCGCCCCTCAACTGGTTCACCCGTCGCCGTACCATGCAGGTAGTGCCGCATATCCCGGAGCATGCCGAAGCCGGCGAGCGGCTATGGAACTCGGCGGGGATTGGCCAGGTGTTTTTCAATGAGCAGGGCCAGCCTGAAGCGATCTACCAGCACAACGCAGATGGCAAGGCGCGGACGCGGATGGAAGCCCCGCAGCAATAG
- a CDS encoding sensor domain-containing diguanylate cyclase: MGDTSDNNPLKQDFSHFNADMLHTVLELVSDGIWDWNANTGFVYRSPGWYEMLGYHRHALENSVFTWENVIHPDDYAQVMKLFDDYIHRRAPHYQAEYRCRKKDGSYLWIEDRGYVIARNADGSVARMVGAHRDIHLRKCSVEQLERRNQSLEALVAERTRELSRVNQQLQLQLDENRALAERDALTLVANRYLLEKVLLQACDRAQRFRLPLALIAVDIDNFKPINDRYGHSVGDQTLVRVVACLQSCLRPADLLARWGGDEFVLVLPKTSLETATALAQRIHQTMRSTPHAGDFNVTLSLGVAERERDESPAALMARADQALYRAKAAGKDGVSQ; encoded by the coding sequence ATGGGCGATACCTCCGACAACAATCCGCTGAAGCAAGACTTCTCTCACTTCAACGCCGACATGCTGCACACCGTACTGGAGTTGGTCAGCGACGGAATCTGGGACTGGAACGCCAATACCGGGTTCGTCTACCGCAGTCCAGGGTGGTACGAAATGCTTGGCTACCACCGCCATGCGCTGGAGAACAGCGTGTTCACCTGGGAGAACGTGATTCACCCGGACGATTACGCCCAGGTGATGAAGCTGTTTGACGACTACATCCACCGTCGCGCGCCCCACTACCAAGCCGAGTACCGTTGCCGCAAAAAGGATGGCAGCTATTTGTGGATCGAAGACCGGGGCTACGTGATTGCGCGCAATGCCGACGGCTCGGTGGCGCGCATGGTGGGGGCACACCGCGATATACACCTCAGGAAATGCTCCGTTGAACAGTTGGAACGACGCAATCAATCCCTTGAGGCATTGGTGGCTGAACGCACGCGCGAACTGTCGCGGGTCAATCAGCAATTGCAACTTCAGCTGGATGAAAACCGCGCCCTGGCCGAGCGGGATGCCCTGACCCTGGTTGCCAACCGCTACCTTCTGGAAAAAGTATTGCTGCAAGCGTGCGACCGCGCCCAGCGCTTTCGGCTGCCGCTGGCGTTGATCGCGGTGGATATCGATAACTTCAAGCCGATCAATGACCGGTACGGTCACAGCGTGGGCGACCAGACGCTGGTGCGGGTGGTGGCGTGCCTGCAAAGCTGCCTGCGCCCGGCTGACCTGCTCGCCCGTTGGGGAGGTGACGAGTTTGTACTGGTGCTGCCCAAAACCTCGCTGGAGACCGCCACCGCACTGGCGCAGCGCATTCACCAGACAATGAGGAGCACGCCACACGCGGGTGATTTCAACGTCACCCTGAGCCTGGGCGTTGCCGAGCGTGAGCGGGATGAATCCCCCGCGGCCCTGATGGCGCGTGCCGACCAGGCGTTGTATCGCGCCAAGGCTGCGGGGAAGGATGGAGTGTCGCAATGA
- a CDS encoding amino acid ABC transporter substrate-binding protein, translating to MNPFKMTLAAIGTAAALGLASTAQAGVTLDAIQKKGFIQCGVSDGLPGFGVPDSQGKMTGIDVDVCHAVAAAVFGDASKVKFTQLTAKERFTALQSGEIDLISRNTTWTSSRDSGMGLVFTGVTYYDGIGFLVNNKLGVTGAKQLDGATVCIQAGTTTELNVSDYFRTNGMKYTPITFDTADESAKGLEAGRCDVLTTDQSGLYAQRIKMAHPDEFVVLPEVISKEPLGPLVRKGDDEWFSIVKWTLFAMLNAEEMGITSQNVEEQAKTSKNPDVARLLGADGEYGKDLKLRKDWVVQIVKQVGNYGEVFERNIGQGSVLKIKRGLNALWNNGGIQYAPPVR from the coding sequence ATGAACCCATTCAAAATGACGTTGGCCGCCATTGGCACCGCCGCCGCGCTTGGCCTGGCGAGCACCGCGCAGGCGGGCGTGACCTTGGACGCGATCCAGAAAAAAGGCTTCATCCAATGCGGCGTCAGCGATGGGCTGCCGGGCTTCGGCGTACCGGACAGCCAAGGCAAGATGACCGGTATCGATGTGGACGTGTGCCACGCAGTGGCGGCTGCCGTATTCGGCGATGCGTCGAAAGTGAAGTTCACCCAACTGACTGCCAAGGAACGCTTCACCGCGTTGCAGTCCGGTGAGATCGACCTGATCTCGCGCAACACCACGTGGACCAGCTCGCGTGATTCGGGCATGGGCCTGGTCTTCACCGGCGTGACTTACTACGACGGTATCGGCTTCCTGGTGAATAACAAGTTGGGCGTCACCGGTGCCAAGCAATTGGACGGTGCGACCGTGTGTATCCAGGCGGGCACCACCACCGAACTCAACGTCTCGGATTACTTTCGCACCAACGGCATGAAGTACACGCCGATCACCTTCGACACCGCCGACGAAAGCGCCAAGGGCCTGGAAGCCGGGCGTTGCGACGTGCTGACCACCGACCAGTCGGGCCTCTACGCCCAGCGCATCAAGATGGCCCACCCGGACGAGTTCGTGGTGTTGCCGGAAGTGATTTCCAAGGAACCGTTGGGGCCGCTGGTGCGCAAAGGCGATGACGAGTGGTTCAGCATCGTCAAGTGGACCCTGTTCGCCATGCTCAATGCCGAGGAAATGGGCATCACCTCGCAGAACGTCGAAGAGCAGGCCAAGACCAGCAAGAACCCGGATGTTGCACGGCTGCTGGGGGCCGACGGTGAATACGGCAAGGACCTGAAACTGCGCAAGGATTGGGTGGTGCAGATCGTCAAGCAAGTGGGTAACTACGGCGAAGTGTTCGAGCGCAATATCGGCCAGGGCAGCGTGCTGAAGATCAAGCGCGGCCTCAATGCGCTATGGAACAACGGCGGTATCCAGTACGCGCCGCCGGTTCGATAA
- a CDS encoding LysR substrate-binding domain-containing protein produces MISKRLTPSMTALQCFEAAARHLSFTRAAEELHLTQSAVSKQVAQLEEMLCHNLFERVRQRLYLSPAGSLYLAEVHKILTQVDISSRYILTYGGETEVLRIATQPTFGDRWLVPKLKAFAAKHPNIHLDVRNELEPFDVLQAKADIAFFFGQGSWPGATCIELFREAVVPVCAPGFVAEGSDASSHHTLLQCTSRPEAWHEWFLEQGLHSQNSYHGPRFDTFYMCIRAAQSGYGVALVPQYLVAEELAQGSLVIPWNYAMPSSGAHFIAHAEHAGEIPKVKAFLNWMVEYIGAHPDF; encoded by the coding sequence ATGATTTCAAAACGCTTGACCCCTTCGATGACCGCCCTGCAATGCTTCGAAGCGGCCGCCCGCCATTTGAGTTTCACCCGCGCCGCCGAAGAGCTGCACCTGACCCAGAGCGCAGTGAGCAAGCAGGTGGCGCAGTTGGAAGAGATGCTCTGCCATAACCTGTTCGAACGCGTGCGCCAGCGCTTGTACCTGTCGCCGGCGGGGTCGCTGTACTTGGCAGAAGTGCACAAGATCCTGACCCAAGTGGACATTTCCAGTCGCTACATCCTCACCTACGGCGGCGAAACCGAAGTGCTGCGCATCGCCACCCAACCAACCTTCGGCGACCGTTGGCTGGTGCCCAAACTCAAGGCATTTGCAGCGAAACATCCGAATATCCACTTGGATGTGCGCAACGAGTTGGAGCCCTTCGATGTGCTGCAGGCCAAGGCCGATATCGCGTTTTTCTTCGGCCAGGGCTCATGGCCGGGAGCGACCTGCATCGAGCTGTTCCGTGAAGCCGTGGTACCTGTGTGTGCACCGGGTTTCGTCGCCGAGGGCAGCGATGCGTCGTCGCACCACACGCTGCTGCAATGCACCTCGCGCCCGGAAGCCTGGCACGAATGGTTCCTGGAACAGGGCCTGCACTCGCAGAACAGCTACCACGGACCGCGCTTCGACACGTTCTACATGTGCATTCGCGCGGCGCAGTCAGGCTATGGCGTGGCCTTGGTGCCGCAGTACCTGGTGGCCGAAGAACTGGCCCAGGGCAGCCTGGTGATTCCGTGGAACTATGCGATGCCCAGCAGCGGCGCGCACTTTATCGCCCACGCCGAACATGCCGGCGAGATTCCCAAGGTGAAGGCCTTCCTGAACTGGATGGTGGAATACATCGGCGCACATCCCGACTTTTAA
- a CDS encoding 2-aminoadipate transaminase, which translates to MSRETISQSISIVHPISLSHGKNAEVWDTSGKRYIDFVGGIGVLNLGHCHPGVVEAIREQATRLTHYAFNAAPHAPYIELMDRLTAFMPVDYPVSGMLTNSGAEAAENALKIVRGATGRTAVVAFDGAFHGRTLATLNLNGKVAPYKQKVGVLPGPVYHLPYPSADNGVTCGEALKAMDRLFSVEIDVADVACFIIEPVQGEGGFLALDSEFAQALRRFCDENTILLIADEIQSGFGRTGNRFAFSRLGIEPDLILLGKSIAGGVPLGAVVGRKALMDNLPKGGLGGTYSGNPIACAAALATLDAMTDEHLHAWGSQQEEAIVSRYETWRAQGLTPYLGRLTGVGAMRGIELANADGSPAPKQLAQLLSLARDAGLLLMPSGKARHIIRLLAPLTIEPAVLEEGLDILEACLKQLD; encoded by the coding sequence ATGAGCCGCGAAACCATCAGCCAATCGATCTCCATCGTTCACCCCATCAGCCTCAGCCACGGTAAAAACGCCGAGGTCTGGGACACCTCGGGCAAACGCTATATCGACTTTGTCGGCGGTATCGGTGTGCTCAACCTCGGCCATTGCCACCCTGGCGTGGTCGAAGCCATTCGCGAGCAAGCCACCCGGCTGACTCACTACGCGTTCAACGCTGCCCCACACGCGCCGTATATCGAGTTGATGGACCGCCTGACCGCGTTCATGCCGGTGGACTATCCGGTCAGCGGCATGCTCACCAACAGCGGCGCGGAAGCGGCGGAAAACGCGCTGAAGATCGTGCGTGGCGCCACCGGCCGTACCGCAGTGGTCGCCTTCGACGGCGCTTTCCACGGCCGTACCCTGGCCACGCTCAACCTCAACGGCAAGGTGGCGCCCTACAAACAAAAGGTCGGTGTACTGCCGGGCCCGGTGTATCACTTGCCCTACCCCAGTGCCGACAACGGCGTGACCTGTGGCGAAGCGCTGAAGGCCATGGACCGCCTGTTCAGCGTGGAAATCGACGTCGCCGATGTGGCCTGTTTCATCATCGAGCCGGTGCAGGGCGAAGGTGGCTTTCTCGCGCTGGACAGCGAATTCGCCCAGGCCCTGCGGCGCTTTTGCGATGAGAACACTATCCTGCTGATTGCCGATGAAATCCAATCGGGCTTTGGCCGTACCGGCAACCGTTTCGCCTTCTCGCGCCTGGGTATCGAACCCGACTTGATCCTGTTGGGCAAAAGTATTGCCGGGGGCGTGCCGTTGGGCGCGGTGGTGGGGCGCAAGGCGCTGATGGACAACTTGCCCAAAGGTGGACTGGGCGGCACCTATTCCGGCAATCCCATCGCATGTGCGGCGGCACTGGCCACCCTCGATGCAATGACCGATGAACACCTGCACGCCTGGGGCTCACAACAGGAAGAAGCCATCGTCAGCCGTTATGAAACCTGGCGCGCACAAGGCCTGACGCCCTACCTCGGTCGACTGACCGGCGTGGGTGCGATGCGCGGCATCGAGCTGGCCAACGCCGACGGCTCACCCGCGCCCAAACAGCTTGCTCAATTATTGAGCCTGGCGCGGGACGCGGGGTTGTTGCTGATGCCCAGCGGCAAGGCGCGGCACATCATCCGCTTGTTGGCGCCGCTGACCATTGAACCTGCGGTGCTGGAGGAAGGCCTGGATATCCTCGAGGCCTGCCTCAAGCAGTTGGACTAG
- a CDS encoding DUF6622 family protein: MLDILQGTPIWVYAIYLWICYYGIKACLGGRENRRSLVLLPVVLVVWSLMSLAPSVLSSSAWVGGAVLGSLVGMLLFNPRGARLDANGETLVLPGTWKTLLISQLFFSVKYYFGYQQAVHPLLLGTPTMLMAMGGVSGFTVGLFCGRAVRLQRALTALRRDKGIVLP, translated from the coding sequence ATGCTCGATATCCTCCAAGGCACGCCCATCTGGGTCTACGCCATTTACCTGTGGATCTGCTACTACGGCATCAAGGCCTGCCTGGGCGGCCGCGAGAATCGCCGCTCGCTGGTGCTCCTGCCGGTGGTGCTGGTGGTGTGGTCGTTGATGTCGCTGGCGCCTTCAGTCTTGTCGAGCAGTGCCTGGGTTGGCGGCGCGGTGCTGGGCAGCCTGGTGGGGATGCTGCTGTTCAATCCGCGAGGCGCCCGGCTGGATGCCAATGGCGAAACCCTGGTGTTGCCAGGCACCTGGAAGACCCTGCTGATCTCGCAGTTGTTCTTTTCGGTGAAGTACTACTTCGGCTACCAGCAGGCGGTGCATCCGTTGCTGCTCGGCACGCCGACGATGCTGATGGCGATGGGTGGCGTGTCAGGCTTTACCGTAGGCCTGTTTTGCGGGCGGGCAGTCCGGCTGCAACGGGCGCTGACGGCGTTGCGTCGGGATAAGGGCATTGTGCTGCCTTGA